The following coding sequences are from one Polyodon spathula isolate WHYD16114869_AA chromosome 7, ASM1765450v1, whole genome shotgun sequence window:
- the LOC121318246 gene encoding uncharacterized protein LOC121318246 isoform X2, which translates to MENEKNSSVPSTDLFESISPGSSGFIENILPVLQNSYMNPESAKCFSYNHAYLVKNDVLLDKFNFSYVEKKKKGYKPEELEESFGFLLCEQEKQAKQLCETGLKAGNSSCSTLGDPTKGVYVSKYSDCLDLKPWHNGKSGYIVIFRLIKGRVKAVTENYTANFPKPSVGYDCHVSENIGTISSTSSSFQAYESTQYYMYELQNGAAVSCPRHICPFAIVSFLYSDSKSSISVLKNGKSATQDKTAWHYCTWRGQIRIKDHSLVYHVALKSYTGAVIPSMLPEKLKIDSVMKLCDLKKALPEATFKRESYHTSEVCLDGMYCSLYEVVNSAEEEGQLRLLTEELKEKELALAQQLNDHGLLLFLASSSFELDEENTYENDHALQALFVFPNSRTVTKAMKAPYFVRKSEDLISRDVMRILPALNYAEMKAEKFQTDQKTPPCELVEQHLHNYATITRPGITDSSPVRELFPLAEQYDVSRVDKHLYRTAKCPKSAVANLKSYFSGSDTYVVPVSKALELLAVYQNEACEDADDDCEIICYSPVSSPEAEQHMCWSEGDLDEQIRTLESENASSHEHIHKEGKGLEMAIQEAQGGDAERMEITGAQGTDQQDALSNNNRSKIIKTRCNKMPSGSSRKRKKPVLPAGTKTEGPSKHTKRNDIEKGNKPMASVDQQGADKKERCSKRLAKTNGAKGKRPLDSDDQIHPKETTTGDELHPLKRKMKGESYRYGLKNIITDCGRVFVPHGSKVLHTDLIPTEQTTGAEGLCKTHLCKEDSLASGADSDLTQSVTERSHNAADRIAPSEPEIQKESEQPKDIQVKENELMDILKKLPPCKTGTGRGADSVKKQKPLDLTEQVVALIDPKETPTTDKPSSPKRKKQNDSNRENCKLEIVGVNCGKSVSPQSVQALITDSKSEEPTIGSEERPKTRKYRRKKPAGEADSSKSTKTMAETKNSSRRGKKPLAPAGWLNFETQSDSSDNQNTQTSPSEQPMLDFERNTRLSQPSDALNLLADLALISNTSGTAHAVQASETSDVSKNVNTSACQENVSITDKHVQSHTVLDCEAKLGPTSLASCETLRQVLLNSNIHPNRPRTQFPEGLPVTEELILGVIVKEHSYSQPSSVLKGLTEQPPLVSTNSAGSSKAESENVNEVTLVGRVAPFIHQQQPCYDYQKSKKDPSFSQNMQESSCVKTGVPRVVFEVNGILKVTREWKENYEFALDSKYSNDPLDKCVTRALHGPWNFNIEETFEQVHLILHMWIGLFYSKSTLRFFQTDTVQSNHQSKCLFQISPSKSGTQRALPAVSCDSWIKHQSLQVPSVIQKAVKELNMEALDGREQINEALDLTETNCKALDLTVPKNTKNMVPRSTSERVPSETPEESWVSNYSDSRNENIDYTQLQDTNTTKAWSTAGEYSDKDCRVNVGLHKEMEEVEDDNTDVSYMYPIRFLDTDKEYIELCNKATNVCIAEGKLYSGVQRTLVNDWMKRLALVAVPVVNERTTKRTCIQAEKLVHIYTTGPEGKERKMCKKDEKSYNLTAALRTEKENTISQPIETVGNSGEAVAVTHSDNGVVVSMQSPMIEQLLERNENRREAILSDTEVQDSLSSDESVVEQNMCQENESSWILTAAPRSEEDDNIFPKLTENIEESGGAVTVVHSGNGEDINLQSPMIKELLDSDENQREAILSIPEVHKDISSDESVVAQKLCRENERSWIIMAAPRREKENTISEPTETITNSGAKVSVVHSENGEDINIQSPMIEQLLDRNENQKDQCLSVPEVNENLSSDKSEVEQKMHMENESSVKIQEAPRSEKDDISEPAETIADSGEIVAVLHGENGDTVSMQSPMMEQLVERIENQREAILSDTEVKHSLSPDESAVEQNMCQENESSWILTEAPRSEEDDNIFSKLTENIEVSGGAVTVVHSGNGEDINLQSPMIKELLESDENQREAILSIPEVHKDISFVVAQKMCRQNERSWIIMAAPRSEKDDIISESTETVGSSDGEVAFMHSEHGEDINNQSSQMDACLDGNESQREEILSDLEVHKDISADESVAGSKKKGSQLSNKPAHDYGGCCWYSEFKTDCAPVSHFRKESLCSDSEEASCVVCSEVLDQNSAFRETQTELVGNAEENEGGIKAHISNRGKQHTSTTYLQNMMDVDNLANSSVVHITDCWGSQKTYANFSIVKLRENTCARTFQNKQKENWQLQGFNFLKSWEEMHYTEPDLTQNTLDREYLYFSDKLNQITKRNKHTDLSKASLVNGRAVSPLTVTFSDLDVVPDDSLQTTYLPLRNHQITVDMPQRTAIQEANKINEFGNDVTLPHLKKLSYVKDMRRKKCEVSDITAKCFQSHMSSMSHVCSGKGKELDLGTTSTDSRNRNKDFLQSSTRKPLPFQKVIDHLCTGLHQSLNAVVKESFKTKFKFYIVETKIDEFFENVKKILKKEGHAEVQLSYFDQPDECPSSPLIIIIRNEDIAKHVHRIPHLVDLKKLPNVLFAGVDSIDDVLSFNYQELFNQGGFVVCDGAVLEGLELEHLKELANVLEELNQQGRWKWWLHYKDSKMIKENGRTVSTGHAKKFFMDCCQEAGIVEVLPYHECDLISQRKPEYLNCMLRLQVQHITARFAIFITGEADDAYGNNGLLAMDINTFLTHFKTFEC; encoded by the exons taTTATATGTATGAGTTGCAGAACGGTGCTGCCGTCTCTTGCCCCAGACACATTTGTCCGTTCGCCATTGTCAGCTTTCTATACAGTGATTCAAAATCCTCTATATCAGTGTTAAAAAACGGAAAAAG TGCTACTCAAGACAAAACAg CTTGGCACTACTGTACTTGGAGAGGccagatcaggatcaaagaccaCTCCCTAGTGTATCATGTAGCTCTCAAGTCATACACCGGTGCAGTAATCCCATCCATGCT accAGAGAAACTAAAAATTGACAGTGTTATGAAACTTTGTGATTTGAAGAAAGCATTACCAGAGGCGACCTTCAAAAGAGAAAGTTACCATACAAGTGAAG TTTGCTTGGATGGAATGTACTGCAGTTTGTATGAAGTGGTAAATTCTGCCGAGGAGGAGGGCCAGCTTCGTTTGTTAACAGAagaactaaaagaaaaagaattg gcactTGCTCAACAATTAAATGACCACGGGCTACTTCTGTTTTTAGCTTCATCGTCTTTTGAGCTGGATGAAG AGAATACCTATGAGAACGATCATGCACTACAAGCTTTGTTTGTATTTCCGAACTCAAGAACAGTTACAAAAG CTATGAAGGCTCCTTATTTTGTACGAAAATCTGAGGATCTGATTTCTCGTGATGTAATGCGGATTTTGCCTGCCCTTAATTACGCAGAAATGAAAGCTGAAAAATTCCAAACTGATCAGAAAACTCCTCCTTGTGAGTTGGTGGAGCAACACTTGCATAACTATGCAACTATAACTCGGCCAGGGATCACAGACTCAAGTCCCGTTAGAGAGCTGTTTCCATTGGCTGAGCAATATGATGTGTCCAGAGTGGATAAACACCTCTACAGAACTGCAAAATGTCCTAAATCGGCAGTTGCAAACTTGAAGTCCTATTTCAGTGGATCAGACACTTACGTGGTACCAGTATCAAAAGCTTTAGAGCTGCTGGCTGTATATCAGAATGAAGCATGTGAAGATGCAGATGATGACTGTGAGATTATCTGCTATTCTCCTGTGTCTTCACCAGAGGCAGAACAGCATATGTGCTGGAGTGAAGGTGACCTTGATGAGCAAATTAGAACTTTAGAAAGTGAAAATGCATCCTCCCATGAGCATATTCACAAGGAAGGCAAGGGCTTAGAAATGGCAATTCAGGAAGCCCAGGGAGGAGATGCTGAAAGAATGGAGATAACAGGGGCTCAAGGCACAGATCAACAAGATGCTTTGTCCAATAATAACagatctaaaataataaaaacaagatgcAATAAAATGCCTTCAGGCAGCAGCAGAAAAAGAAAGAAGCCTGTATTACCTGCTGGTACCAAAACAGAAGGACCTAGTAAACATACTAAAAGAAACGACATTGAAAAGGGAAATAAACCTATGGCTTCAGTGGATCAGCAAGGTGCAGATAAAAAAGAACGTTGCAGTAAAAGGTTAGCAAAAACCAATGGTGCAAAAGGAAAGAGGCCATTGGATTCTGACGATCAGATTCACCCAAAAGAGACAACCACTGGAGATGAGCTACATccgttgaaaagaaaaatgaaaggggAGAGTTATCGGTatggattaaaaaatattataacagATTGTGGTAGAGTTTTTGTTCCACATGGTTCAAAGGTGTTGCATACAGATCTTATACCAACTGAACAAACCACTGGAGCTGAGGGTTTATGTAAAACTCACCTGTGCAAAGAAGACAGTCTAGCTAGTGGAGCAGATTCAGATTTGACACAGTCAGTGACAGAAAGGAGCCACAATGCAGCAGACAGAATAGCTCCAAGTGAACCTGAAATACAGAAAGAGAGTGAGCAACCCAAGGATATACAGGTTAAAGAAAATGAGTTAATGGATATTCTAAAGAAACTGCCGCCCTGTAAAACAGGTACAGGTAGAGGTGCGGACagtgtaaagaaacaaaaaccactGGATCTTACAGAACAGGTGGTTGCTTTGATTGATCCTAAAGAAACGCCCACTACAGATAAGCCAAGTTCACcgaaaaggaaaaaacaaaatgatagcAACAGAGAAAACTGCAAGTTAGAAATTGTTGGTGTCAACTGTGGAAAATCGGTCAGTCCACAAAGTGTGCAGGCATTGATTACTGACTCGAAATCAGAGGAGCCTACCATTGGGTCAGAGGAGAGGCCTAAAACCAGAAAATACCGAAGAAAAAAGCCAGCTGGAGAAGCGGATTCCTCCAAATCGACCAAAACAATGGCAGAAACCAAGAACAGCAGCAGAAGGGGAAAGAAGCCATTGGCCCCTGCAG GATGGTTGAATTTTGAAACTCAATCAGATTCTTCagataatcaaaatacacaaactagTCCATCAGAGCAACCCATGCttgattttgaaagaaatacaaggCTCAGTCAGCCCTCGGATGCACTTAACTTACTGGCTGATTTGGCTCTTATCTCAAATACCTCAGGAACTGCTCATGCAGTGCAAGCTAGTGAGACCTCAGATGTTTCTAAAAACGTGAATACAAGTGCCTGTCAAGAAAATGTTTCAATTACAGACAAGCATGTACAAAGCCACACAGTGCTAGATTGTGAAGCAAAGCTTGGCCCAACAAGTTTGGCTAGTTGTGAAACTTTGCGGCAAGTTTTGTTGAACAGTAATATACATCCGAATCGCCCAAGAACTCAATTTCCTGAAGGACTTCCAGTTACTGAAGAGCTGATTCTTGGTGTGATAGTTAAAGAGCATTCCTATTCACAACCTTCATCAGTGCTGAAGGGTTTAACAGAACAGCCACCTTTGGTCTCAACAAATAGTGCTGGATCTTCAAAAGCTGAATCGGAAAATGTGAATGAAGTTACCTTAGTTGGAAGAGTTGCACCTTTCATACATCAGCAGCAACCCTGTTATGACTATCAGAAATCCAAAAAAGATCCGTCCTTTTCTCAAAATATGCAGGAATCAAGTTGTGTAAAAACAGGCGTGCCTCGGGTTGTTTTTGAAGTGAATGGAATTCTTAAGGTGACAAGAGAGTGGAAAGAGAATTACGAGTTTGCATTGGATAGCAAATACAGCAACGATCCTCTGGATAAATGTGTGACTCGGGCCCTCCATGG ACCATGGAACTTTAATATCGAGGAAACATTTGAGCAAGTGCACCTTATCCTTCATATGTGGATTGGTCTTTTCTACAGCAAGTCTACTTTGAGGTTCTTTCAGACAGATACAGTTCAGAGCAATCATCAATCGAAATGTTTATTCCAGATCTCTCCTTCTAAAAGTGGAACTCAGAGAGCACTCCCAGCTGTCAGTTGTGACTCTTGGATTAAACACCAGAGTCTTCAGGTGCCATCTGTTATTCAGAAAGCTGTAAAAGAGCTCAATATGGAGGCACTGGATGGAAGGGAGCAAATTAATGAAGCATTAGATCTCACTGAGACCAATTGCAAAGCACTGGATCTTACTGttccaaaaaacacaaagaacatgGTTCCTCGCTCTACCAGTGAACGGGTGCCTTCTGAAACTCCAGAGGAAAGCTGGGTCAGTAATTACTCGGACAGCCGAAATGAAAATATAGATTATACACAATTGCAAGATACAAACACCACCAAAGCCTGGAGTACTGCTGGCGAATATTCAgacaag GATTGCAGAGTCAATGTTGGGCTACATAAAGAAATGGAGGAGGTTGAAGATGATAACACAGATGTATCTTATATGTACCCGATCAGATTCTTGGATACTGATAAGGAGTACATTGAGTTATGTAACAAAGCAACAAATGTGTGTATTGCTGAGGGGAAACTCTACAGTGGAGTACAGAGGACGTTAGTCAATGACTGGATGAAGAGACTTGCCTTAGTGGCTGTTCCAGTTGTTAACGAAAGAACTACAAAGAGAACCTGTATACAAGCTGAGAAACTAGTTCACATATATACCACTGGTCCAGAgggcaaagaaagaaagatgtgCAAAAAAGATGAGAAATCTTATAATTTAACTGCAGCACTAAGGACTGAAAAAGAGAACACCATCTCACAACCCATAGAAACTGTTGGAAATTCTGGTGAGGCAGTGGCTGTTACGCACAGCGACAATGGAGTAGTTGTCAGTATGCAAAGCCCAATGATAGAACAATTATTGGAGAGGAATGAGAATCGAAGGGAAGCAATATTGTCAGACACTGAAGTCCAGGACAGCCTTTCTTCAGATGAGTCTGTGGTGGAACAAAACATGTGCCAAGAAAATGAGAGTTCTTGGATTTTAACTGCAGCTCCAAGAAGTGAAGAAGATGACAACATCTTCCCAAAACTCACAGAAAATATAGAAGAATCAGGGGGGGCAGTGACTGTTGTGCACAGCGGAAATGGAGAAGATATCAATCTGCAAAGCCCAATGATAAAAGAATTACTGGATAGCGATGAGAATCAAAGGGAAGCAATATTGTCAATCCCTGAAGTACACAAAGATATTTCATCGGATGAGTCTGTGGTGGCACAAAAATTGTGCAGAGAAAATGAGAGGTCTTGGATTATAATGGCAGCACcaaggagagagaaagaaaacaccATCTCAGAACCCACAGAAACTATAACAAATTCTGGAGCGAAAGTGTCTGTTGTGCACAGCGAAAATGGAGAAGATATCAATATCCAAAGCCCAATGATAGAACAACTACTGGATAGGAATGAGAATCAAAAGGACCAATGTTTGTCAGTCCCTGAAGTCAACGAAAACCTTTCGTCAGACAAGTCTGAGGTGGAACAAAAAATGCACATGGAAAATGAGAGTTCAGTTAAGATCCAAGAAGCACCAAGGAGTGAAAAAGATGACATCTCAGAACCTGCAGAAACTATTGCAGATTCTGGTGAGATAGTGGCTGTACTACACGGTGAAAACGGAGACACTGTCAGTATGCAAAGTCCAATGATGGAACAATTAGTGGAGAGGATTGAGAATCAAAGGGAAGCAATATTGTCAGACACTGAAGTCAAACACAGCCTTTCCCCAGATGAGTCTGCGGTGGAACAAAACATGTGCCAAGAAAATGAGAGTTCTTGGATTTTAACTGAAGCTCCAAGAAGTGAAGAAGATGACAACATATTCTCAAAACTCACAGAAAATATAGAAGTATCAGGGGGGGCAGTGACTGTTGTGCACAGCGGAAATGGAGAAGATATCAATCTGCAAAGCCCAATGATAAAAGAATTACTGGAAAGCGATGAGAATCAAAGGGAAGCAATATTGTCAATCCCTGAAGTACACAAAGATATTTCATTTGTGGTGGCACAAAAAATGTGCAGACAAAATGAGAGGTCTTGGATTATAATGGCAGCACCAAGGAGTGAAAAAGATGACATCATCTCAGAATCCACAGAAACTGTTGGAAGTTCTGATGGGGAAGTTGCTTTTATGCACAGTGAACATGGAGAAGATATCAATAACCAAAGCTCACAGATGGATGCATGTCTGGATGGCAATGAGAGTCAAAGGGAAGAAATATTGTCAGACCTTGAAGTACACAAAGATATTTCAGCAGATGAGTCTGTGGCGGGTAGTAAAAAGAAAGGTTCACAACTATCAAATAAACCAGCTCATGATTATGGAGGCTGTTGTTGGTACTCTGAATTTAAAACAGATTGTGCACCTGTCAGCCACTTCAGAAAGGAAAGTCTTTGTAGTGATTCTGAAGAAGCAAGCTGTGTTGTCTGCAGTGAGGTTTTAGACCAGAATTCAGCATTCAGAGAGACTCAAACTGAACTTGTTGGAAATGCAGAAGAAAATGAAGGCGGTATAAAGGCACATATCTCAAACAGAGGGAAGCAACACACTAGTACAACATATTTGCAAAATATGATGGATGTGGATAATCTGGCCAATTCTTCTGTTGTTCATATCACGGATTGTTGGGGCAGCCAAAAAACATATGCAAACTTCTCAATTGTTAAACTTAGAGAGAATACATGTGCTAGAACTTTTCAAAACAAGCAGAAGGAGAACTGGCAACTTCAAGGATTTAACTTCTTAAAATCTTGGGAAGAAATGCATTACACTGAACCTGATCTTACTCAGAACACGTTAGACCGGGAATACTTGTATTTTTCTGATAAACTGAATCAAATCACCAAAAGGAATAAGCACACTGATCTTTCAAAAGCATCACTTGTAAATGGTAGAGCAGTTAGTCCATTAACCGTAACTTTTTCAGATTTAGATGTTGTACCAGATGACTCACTTCAGACCACTTATTTACCCTTGAGAAATCACCAAATAACAGTGGATATGCCTCAAAGAACCGCAATACAAGAAGCTAATAAAATTAACGAATTTGGTAACGATGTGACACTTCCGCATCTTAAGAAACTATCCTATGTCAAGGATATGAGAAGAAAAAAGTGCGAGGTCTCAGACATCACAGCCAAATGTTTTCAATCACATATGTCATCAATGAGTCATGTTTGTTCTGGAAAGGGGAAAGAACTGGATTTGGGTACTACCAGTACAGACAGTCGTAACAGAAATAAGGACTTTCTGCAGTCTAGCACAAGGAAGCCTCTGCCATTTCAGAAAGTCATAGATCATTTATGTACTGGCCTCCACCAAAGCCTGAATGCTGTAGTAAAGGAGTCGTTTAAAACCAAGTTCAAGTTTTACATCGTTGAAACAAAGATTGATGAATTCTTTGAGAACGTTAag AAAATTCTTAAGAAAGAAGGCCATGCTGAAGTGCAACTGTCTTACTTTGATCAGCCGGATGAGTGTCCATCGAGCCCCCTGATCATTATCATAAGGAATGAAGATATCGCTAAACATGTGCACAGA ATTCCGCACTTGGTGGATCTGAAGAAGTTGCCAAATGTTTTGTTTGCCGGTGTTGACAGCATTGATGATGTCCTCAGTTTCAACTACCAGGAGCTTTTCAACCAAGGAGGGTTTGTTGTctgtgatggtgctgtactggaAGGTCTAGAATTAG agcatTTGAAAGAATTAGCCAATGTACTGGAAGAGCTAAACCAGCAGGGAAGGTGGAAGTGGTGGCTGCACTACAAGGATAGTAAAATGATCAAGGAAAATGGAAG AACAGTTTCTACAGGCCATGCCAAAAAGTTCTTCATGGATTGCTGCCAGGAAGCAGGCATTGTGGAAGTTCTTCCATACCATGAATGTGACCTCATTTCCCAAAGGAAGCCAGAATATTTGAACTGCATGCTGCGTCTACAAGTTCAGCACATCACTGCCAGGTTTGCCATCTTCATAACAG gtgaggcagaTGACGCGTATGGAAACAATGGTTTGTTAGCCATGGACATAAACACGTTtttaacacatttcaaaacatttgaatGCTAA